A segment of the Streptomyces sp. Tu 2975 genome:
TGCTCCGGCGTCTGCAGCTCCTCCGCGTCCTTGAGGTGGGCGAGGGTGGTGCGCCGGGGGTTGGCTATGTTGCGGAACATCATCGTCGTCTTCATGTGGTGTGTCTGACCTTGTCCGAGTGCGGGCGCTACGGAGAAGCGCGGTTGACGGATTGCCCATCCCTGTAAAGCGTCAGGCTAAACATCGGATTCCCGTCGAATGCCAGGAAGACTCAACGATCACCGTGTGAGTTTGCTCACGAGGAGACCGGCAAATCAGGCAATCCGGACCCCTGATCGCGCTTGCGGAACCGGACATTAGGCCACTGAAGCCCGCATTCCGCTCCTGATCATCGCGACTGGGACACCCCCTCCGCCTAAGCGACTCGTAGCAAGAAGTCCGTTTTACCCAGGAACGACCTCAACGAGTTGTGACCGCACGCTTACATCGTGTCATCCAGGTCACAGGCCGGTACGTGGCCCTTGTTGGAGATCCGGCACTGTGCTGGAATTCCACGAACCGCCGCGGGATTCGAACCGGCGCGCAAGGGCGCAACGCAGCGCCGAGTTGCGGCGGGGAAGGGGGAGCAGCGCCGGTCACTCACGACCACCATGGGGCTCGATCACTGCCCCACGACGCCGACACCGTCCCGCCGTGCAAGCGGAGGGACGCCTGGTCCAGAGGTTGCGACGCTAGTGCAGGGACGTTTCAAGAGGGATGGCAACAGCGCGGCGGAACAGGAGCCGCGCGGCGGGACCGACCGCGGCTCCTCGCCCCAGCACACCCACAACCAGGGACCGGCGGCCCCCGGCGACGGCGGTGAGCGCGCAGGCCGCACCGGCGCCAAGACGTCCGGTGCCAAGGCCTCCCCGGCCGACGGCGCCGGCTCACCGGCCAGGCCGAAGGGCCCCACGGACACCGGTTCGCGAATAGCGCTGCGCAACTGGCGCATCAGCACGCGCCTGGTGTCCCTGCTCACCCTGCCGGTCGTCGCGGCGACCACGCTGGGCGGACTCCGTATCAACGAGTCCATGGACGACATGAAGCAGCTGGACCACATGCAGCTGCTCACCAAGATGACGACGGAAGCGACCGAGCTGGCGCACGCGCTCCAGCAGGAGCGTGACCTCTCCGCCGGCCCGCTGGCCAACGGCTCCGTCGACACCGACTTCAAGGTCTCCGGCCCGCGCACCCAGACCGACCGCGCCCGCAAGGCCTTCCTCGAGGCCACCCGTTCCATCCCGAACAAGGACGACGACGAGGCGCTGGAGTCGATCCGCGCCAACGCGAACCAGATCGCCGTCCAGGTCAACAACCTCAACACCATCCGGAACACCGCCTACAAGGGCAAGGTTCCGAAGTCGCAGACGGTGGAGGGCTACAGCCGTCTGATCGAGTCGCTGCTGAGCCTGTCCCAGGACATGGCGCAGGCGACCAGCAACCCGGAGATGATCAAGCGCACGCGCGCCCTGTCGGCGTTCTCCTCCGCCAAGGAGTACGCGTCGATCCAGCGCGCCATCATCGCCGCGGCGCTGCCCGGCGGCGACGACTCCGATACGCCCGGCCTCACCGAGAACGACCGCCTCTACGGACAGGCGGCGCTCGAGAACGGTGAGACGGAGCTCAAGAGCTTCAAGGCGATCTACGAGTCCACCGGCGGTGACTCCGAGGAACTGACGGCGCCGCTGGAGAACGAGAACCCGACGATCACCGCGGCCGAGCAGTACGCCAAGCGCGTTCTGGAGAACGAGAACGGTCTCGCGCAGCTGCCGAGCCGTTCCCACCTGGACTGGACCGACGACTACTCGGTCCGCATCAACGCGATGAAGACCATCGAGCAGACGTTGCTCGGCCAGATGGAGGCCGAGGCACGCAAGCTGCGTGAGGCGTCCCAGCAGGACGCGATCATCAACGGTGCGTTGATCCTCATCGTCCTCGGTGTGTCCCTCGTCGGTGCGTTCGTCGTGGCCCGCTCCATGATCCGTTCGCTGCGCCGGCTGCAGGACACCGCGACCAAGGTCGCCCAGGACCGTCTGCCCGAGCTGGTCAAGCAGCTCTCGGAGTCCGACCCGCAGGACGTCGACACCTCCGTCGAGTCCGTCGGTGTCCACTCCCGCGACGAGATCGGCAAGGTGGCCGCGGCCTTCGACGACGTGCACCGCGAGGCGGTCCGCCTCGCCGCCGAACAGGCGCTGCTGCGGGGCAACGTCAACGCGATGTTCACCAACCTCTCGCGCCGCAGCCAGGGTCTTATCCAGCGCCAGCTCTCGCTCATCTCCGAGCTGGAGTCGCGCGAGGCCGATCCGGACCAGCTGTCCTCGCTGTTCAAGCTCGACCACCTCGCGACCCGTATGCGCCGGAACGGCGAGAACCTTCTCGTCCTCGCGGGTGAGGAGCCGGGTCGCCGGTGGACCCGCCCCGTGCCGCTGGTCGACGTGCTCCGTGCCGCCGCCTCCGAGGTGGAGCAGTACGAGCGCATCGAGCTGGCCTCCGTGCCCGCCACCGAGGTCGCGGGCCGCGTCGTCAACGACCTCGTGCACCTGCTCGCAGAGCTGCTGGAGAACGCGACCTCGTTCTCCTCGCCACAGACCAAGGTCCGGGTCACCGGTCACGCGCTGCCCGACGGCCGCGTCCTGGTCGAAATCCACGACACCGGCATCGGCCTCTCCCCGAGGACCTCGCCGCGATCAACGAGCGGCTGGCGTCCCCGCCCACCGTTGACGTCTCGGTCTCCCGACGCATGGGTCTGTTCGTGGTCGGCCGGCTGTCCCTGCGACACGGCATCCGCATCCAGCTGCGTCCCTCCGACTCCGGTGGCACGACCGCGCTGGTCATGCTGCCCGTCGATGTCGCCCACGGCGGCAAGAAGGCTCCGGCGAAGCCAGGTGCGGGTGGCCAGGGCGCCGCTGCGCCGGCCGGTGGTGCTCCGGCCGGTCTGCCCGGCCGTCCCGGTGGCCCCGGCGGTGGCCGTCCCGGCCTCGGCGGCGGCAACGCGGGCGGCAACAACAACGGCGGTCCGCTCGGCGGTGCTCCCGCCGGTGCGGGAAGTGCTCCCGGCAACCGGCTCGGTGCCGGTGCGGCTCGCGGCCAGGTCGGCGCCGGTTCGGCTCCGCGCGCCGCGCTGCCCCCTCGTGACGACTCCGGCCGTCCGGCGCAGGGCATGCACAGCGCCCCGGGCATGCAGGGACAGGGTCAGCAGGGCCAGGGCGGCAGGCCCGGCCAGGCGCAGGACGGCTCCCGTCAGGGCGGCGCGTTCGGCGGCGGCCGTGGTCCGCAGGCTGCTCCCGCGCGGGGCGAGGCTCCCCAGAACGGTTTCCAGAAGGGCGCGGCGCCCGGTGCGGGCGACCGCGGCCGTCAGCTGCCGCCGCCCGGCGGTCCCCGTGCCGAGCTGCCCGGCGGCCCCGCGCCCCGGCGTGACGAGCCCGTGCCGCCGCGGCCGCAGCGACCGCAGACCACCAGCTGGGGCAGTGACCAGCCGTCGCAGCCGCAGCGTCCGTCCGCGGACGCGCCGCGCGGTCACGAGGACCACGACAGCAACCGGGGTCCGGGTTCGACCGCCGAGTTCGCGCGGCCCGACTACAACGCCGGTCCGCCGCAGGCCGGCCTCCCGGCCGGTCCCTCCTCGACGGGGCAGTTCGTGCGCCCGGACGTGTACGGGGCGACGAACCAGTCCTCCGCCGGCCAGTACGGCCGTCCGGAGGCGCAGGACCCGGCGTCCACCGCCCAGTTCGCCCGCCCGGACTACGGAGCGCCGCAGCCGCCCGCTCCGCAGCGGCGTGACGAGTCGAGTTTCGCGCCGCCGCGTCCGGCGGCCGGACTGCCCGCCCCGCAGCAGCCGGAGGCCCTGCCCCCGGCCGGGCCCGGTGACGGCCGTACCCCGCTGTACGACACCCTGGAGACCAACTGGTTCCGCGGTGTGCAGGCCGGCGGCCGGCCCGACGACGAGCAGCAGGCACCGGCCGAGCGTCCCGCTCAGCCGGCCCCCAGCGCACACCCGCGCCGAGCCCGGCGACCCCGGGCAACGCGTCCCATGCGAGTGGTGCCTGGCGCTCCTCGCCCAACGACGAGTTGGTACGTCAGGCCGAGCGGGTCAGGAAGCCTGCGGCCGGCGGCGTCACCACCTCCGGCCTGCCCCGGCGGGTCCCGCGCGCCAACCTCGTGCCGGGCACCGCTCAGGAGCAGAACCACCAGGCCGGTCCGCAGGTTTCGCGTGCGCCTGACGATGTGCGCGGCAGGCTGACCAATCTCCGCCGAGGTATCCAGCAAGGCCGTCAGCAGAACAGCTCGACGACCGGAAGCTTCAACCTCGGCCCCTCTCACCAGCAGGAGCGTTAGTTGAGCCCGATGAGCCAGGCGGCGCAGAATCTGAACTGGTTGATCACCAACTTCGTGGACAACACCCCAGGGGTGTCGCACACGGTGGTGGTCTCCGCCGACGGTCTTCTGCTGGCGATGTCCGAAGGTTTCCCGCGCGACCGCGCCGATCAGCTGGCGGCCGTGGCCTCCGGTCTGACCTCGCTGACCGCGGGCGCCTCCCGGATCTTCGAAGGCGGTCCGGTGGCCCAGACGGTCGTGGAGATGGAACGGGGGTTCCTCTTCCTCATGTCCGTCTCCGACGGGTCCTCGCTGGCCGTGCTCGCGCACCCCGACTGCGACATCGGCCTCGTGGGCTACGAGATGGCGCTCCTCGTGGATCGTGCGGGCAGCGTCCTCACTCCCGACCTTCGCGCCGAACTCCAGGGAAGCCTTCTGCACTGAGCCCGAGCCGCGAGCCGAACCCCACGCACCGGCTCGCGGCAATTCAGTCACCGCACCGTCACCAGCACGGCCGCCACAGGCCCCCCACCGGCCCAACCAGACGGCACAGCCGACCACTTGCTGTCACGCCCGGAGGATTCATGACCCCGCCACCCGCCTCTCACGATCCGTACGGTGCGTCGGTAGACGCGTACGGGGACGAGGGCGACCAGCCGCTGGTACGTCCGTACGCCATGACCGGCGGCCGGACCCGGCCGCGCTACCAGCTCGCCATCGAGGCGCTGGTCAGCACGACGGCCGATCCGGCTCTGCTCGCCGGGTTGCTTCCCGAGCACCAGCGGATCTGCCATCTGTGCCGGGAGGTCAAGTCCGTCGCCGAGATCTCGGCGCTGCTGTCGATGCCGCTCGGTGTCGCGCGGATCCTTGTCGCCGACCTGGCGGAGGCCGGCATGGTGGCCATTCACCAGCCGGGCAACGGAGAGGCCGGCGGCACGCCGGATGTGACACTGCTCGAAAGGGTGCTCAGTGGACTTCGCAAGCTCTAGCGGCGGTGCTGCCCGCTCAACCACCAGCGCGAAGATCGTGGTGGCGGGCGGCTTCGGCGTGGGCAAGACCACGTTCGTCGGCGCCGTCTCGGAGATCAACCCGCTGCGTACCGAAGCCGTCATGACCTCCGCCTCCGCGGGCATCGACGACCTCACCCACACCGGGGACAAGACGACGACCACCGTCGCCATGGACTTCGGCCGCATCACCCTCGACCAGGACCTCATCCTCTACCTGTTCGGCACCCCCGGACAGGACCGCTTCTGGTTCATGTGGGACGACCTCGTCCGCGGCGCCATCGGCGCCGTCGTCCTCGTCGACACCCGCCGCCTCGCCGACTGCTTCCCCGCCGTCGACTACTTCGAGAACTCCGGCCTCCCCTTCGTCATCGCCCTCAACGGCTTCGACGGACACCAGCCCTACAACCCCGAAGAAGTCCGCGAAGCACTCCAGATCGGCCCCGACACCCCCATCATCACCACCGACGCCCGCCACCGCGCCGACGCCAAGAGCGCACTCATCACCCTCGTCGAACACGCCCTCATGGCACGGCTGAAGTAGAATGGTGAAGTAGACGACCCAATACGGCAGTTGTCGTAGTTGCCGTGCGGCGGGCTGTGTCTTTTGACACGGCCCGCCTCCGTGTTCATAACATTTCGACAGAGAATTCCGGCGCAGTGGACACCCGTTGCACACGGGCGGTACCACTGTGCTCACCTGAGCCTCGCCATTTGACGGGGCTCGTTCCTTATGCCCGTTTTATTAGAGGCGTACGCCACTCGGAATCACTGATTCCGAGTGTTTGGAATGCGGCCGGTCGACGTGCTGGAATTCCTCGAACTGCCGAGTAGTACGGCTCTGAACGAAACACGGCACAGCGTAGGTGCCGACGCCGAGAGGTTGTTGGTCGAGTGAGGCGAAGCATGACGAGCTCCGCAGAGCAACAGGCGCGGGGCAACTTCACCCCGCCGTCGCGCACAGCGGCGCCGCCTGCGGATGCGTCGGGAGCTTCCGGCTCTTCCCCGGCCGTCGGCGGACCGGGAGGCGGTTCCGGAGGCAGCACCAGCCGCTTCTCCCCACGCAACTGGCGGGTGCCCACCCGCCTGAACGCGATCCTTCTCATACCCGTGCTCGTCGGCCTGGTCATGGGCGGGTTCCAGGTCAAGCAGTCGATCGACACCTGGAGCGAGGCGCAGGACGCGGAGAAGACCGCGCTCATCGTGCGGGCGGCCTCCGAGTACGGCCAGGCGCTCCTCAACGAGCGTGACCTGACCGCACAGCCCCTGCTGCTCGCCACGAGCCAGGACGCCCGGCAGGCCGCTGTCGTCACCGAGGCGTACGACACCACCGACGCGGCGAGGGCCAAGTTCGACCAGGCCGTGCAGGACATGCCCTCCGGGCAGGGCCTCGACCGCCGCCTCCAGCTGTTCAAGCAGGAGGAGCCGAAGCTCGCCGATCTGCGCAAGGCGGCCTACACCAAGGCGCTCGACCCGGTGCAGACCGAAGAGGGCTACGTCAAGATCCAGCACGTGCTGATGGAGTTCGCCAACGAGCTCGGCCTCGGCACCGGCAACGTCACCAGCTACGGCCGTACCGTGTACGCCGTCCAGCTCGCCAAGGCCGCCGCGTCGCTGCAGCGCTCCATCGGCATGCACCTGCTGGTCCGGCCGAGCAAGGACGAGAACGTCCTCGCCAAGCAGACGATCGCCTTCAACTCGTACAACTACCTCGAGCAGATCGCCATCGGCGAGTACGTCTCCGGCGGTACGGAGGCCGACACCGTCCGGCTCAAGGAAGTCATGACCGGCAAGGCCGCCGAGGGCGGCAAGCGGCTCGCCGCCGCCGGCCTGAACCCGCCCAAGGGTCCCGACGGCTCCGTCTTCACCGGCATGGCCACCGCCATCGGCTCCGGCACCAGCCCCGAGAAGCTGAAGACGCAGGACGTCACGCCCGAGACATGGATGGGCGCGGCCACCGCCAAGTTCGACGGCTACACCGAGATCGAGACCGACCTCGTCGACCGGGCCGTGAACGAGGCCGCGGCGATCTCCGACGACGCCAAGACCGACGCCATCGTCAACGGCCTCATCGTCGTCATCGCCCTGCTCACCGCCTTCATCCTGGCCGGCCTCATGGCCCGCCAGATGAGCCGCTCGATGCGCCAGCTGCGCACCGCGGCGTTCGGCATCGCCGAGCAGCGCCTGCCGATGCTCGTCGACCAGCTCTCCCGGACCGAGCCGGGCCGGGTCGACACCCGCGTCCAGCCCATCCCGATCGACACCCAGGACGAGATCGGCGAGGTCGCCCGGGCCTTCGACCAGGTCCACCGCGAGGCCGTCCGGCTCGCCGCCGAGCAGGCCATGCTCCGTGGCAACGTCAACGCGATCTTCACCAACCTCTCGCAGCGGAACCAGTCGCTCATCGAGGGCCAGCTGACCCTGATCACCGACCTCGAGAACAACGAGGCCGACCCGGACCAGCTGGAGAACCTCTTCAAGCTCGACCACCTGGCGACCCGTATGCGCCGTAACGGTGAGAACCTGCTGATCCTCGCCGGCGAGGAGCCCGGCCGCCGCTGGAACCAGCCCGTGCCGCTCGTCGACGTGCTGCGCGCCGCCTCCTCCGAGGTGGAGTCCTACGAGCGCATCGAGCTCACCGGCGTCCCGGAGACCGAGATCCACGGCCAGGCCGTGACCGACCTCGTGCACCTCCTCGCCGAGCTGCTGGAGAACGCCACCACCTTCTCCTCGCCGCAGACCAAGGTCCGCGTCACCGCGACCCGTCTCCCCGACGGCCGCGTCATGGTCGAGATCCACGACAAGGGCATCGGCCTCACCGCCGAGGACTTCGCGGACATCAACCACAAGCTGGCCAACCCGCCGACCGTGGACGCCGCCGTCTCGCAGCGCATGGGCCTCTTCGTGGTCGGCCGCCTTGCCGACCGGCACGGCATCCGCGTCCAGCTGCGCCCCTCGGGCGAGCAGGCGGGCACCACCTCGCTGGTCATGCTCCCCGACGCCATCACCCACGGTGGCGGTGGCGAGGCGCTGCCCGAGGACGACTTCACGGTCTCGCAGATCATCCCGGAGCAGCAGTCCTTCGAGAGCGCCCCGATGCGGACCGCCGCGGAGCTCGGCTTCGACGACTCCCGCTACGAGCAGCCCTCCGACGGCTCCGCGACACAGCTGGACCCCGTGGGCCGCTCCCTGATGCGCGAGGAGCGCAGGGCGGCCCTGGAGGCCCAGGCGCACGGCGAACGGCCGCTGTACCGCGACGAGTCGCCGTACGAGCAGGAGCAGGCCCCGCAGCAGGGGTACGGCTCCGAGTACGGCCAGGAGTACGCACAGGCGGACCAGGGTTACGCGCAGAACCAGCAGCCGGCCTACGACGAGTACCAGGGCGGCGGCTACCAGGACGCGTACCAGCCGGCGAACGGCGGCTACCCGGAGCACACGGAACAGCAGGATCCGCTCCAGGGCGCATATGCGGAAGCCACATACCAGGACCCGCAGAGCACCCAGCAGCAGTACGAGGGCCAGTACGATGCCCAGCCCCACCAGGGTGAGTGGGCCGATCACAGCGGTTACCAGACCGCCTACGAGCCCGAGTACCGTACCGAAGCGGAATCTGCGGCCGGCGCTCCCGCGAGCGCCTCGGACCGCGTAGGCTTCGAGCGTCCGGGACCGTCTCCGAGCAGCAGCCACGAGCTCACCGATGCCGGTCTTCCCCGGCGCGGTGGCAACCAGAAGCCGTCGCCGGCACAGCAGGTGCCGCAGCAGCAGGCGTCGCAGCAGCAGTGGCAGCCGCAGTCCCCGGAACAGGCTCCGGCCGCACAGCCGAGCGGACAGGCCCCGGGCGGCAGCAGCAACGGCTCAGGCAGCTTCGGCGGCGGGAGCTCCGACACCGACGACTGGCGCTCGGCGAACGACGAGCGCTGGCAGCGGGCGGAGAAGCTTCGCGACCCGAAGGCGGGCGGGGTCACCTCGTCCGGTCTTCCCCGGCGGGTGCCCAAGGCCAACCTGATCGAGGGCACGGCCGAGCAGACCCCGCAGGGCGGCCCACAGGTCTCCCGCGCCCCTGAGGACGTGCGTGGCAGGTTGAGCAACCTGCGGCGCGGTGTCCAGCAGGGACGCAGCGCGGGAACGGACACGAACGGACCGGGCTCCGGCCCGGGCAGTACCTACAACCAGGAGCGTTAGTGTGAGCCCGATGAGCCAGGCGGCGCAGAATCTGAACTGGTTGATCACCAACTTCGTGGACAACACCCCAGGGGTGTCGCACACGGTGGTGGTCTCCGCCGACGGACTCCTGCTGGCGATGTCCGAAGGTTTCCCGCGCGACCGCGCCGATCAGCTGGCGGCCGTGGCCTCCGGTCTGACCTCGCTGACCGCGGGCGCCTCCCGGATCTTCGAAGGCGGCGCCGTCAACCAGACGGTCGTGGAGATGGAGCGCGGCTTCCTCTTCATCATGTCCATCTCCGACGGCTCCTCTCTGGCCGTGCTGGCCCACCCCGAGGCCGACATCGGCCTCGTGGGCTACGAGATGGCGCTCCTGGTCGACCGTGCGGGCAGCGTCCTCACTCCCGACCTTCGCGCGGAGCTGCAGGGAAGCCTGCTCAACTGACGATCTGCCGGGTTCGTCCCGGTACTTGCTCTTGACCAGTAGACAGACAGTGCGTTTCTCGCCACCGCACCGTTAAGGTGCGGTGGCGCGGGCTCCACAGGGACAGGAACCGGCGTACAGGCAGTCGGAGGAGGAAACGTGGCAACACCCCCAGGCGGGCGCCCTTATGAGGGCGGTCATCAGCCGCACGGTGAGCACACAGACAACCGCTACAACTTTCCTTCGACGCCGGGCAGAGCGGGCGCGCAGCAGCCCTACCAGCAGTCGCAGTCGCCGTACGACCCGTCGTACGACCCCTCTTACGGGCAGCAGCAGCCCCGCATCCAGCCGGTGGCCCAGCGGCGGCCCCAGGAGCCCGCGAAGGCGTCGCCCGCCGGTTCCGGCAGGCACAACCCGCTGGTGCGCCCGTACGCCATGACCGGCGGCCGGACCCGGCCGCGTTACCAGCTCGCCATCGAGGCGCTGGTCAGTACCACGGCCGACCCGTCAAGGCTGCAAGGGCAGTTGCCCGAGCACCAGCGGATCTGCCGGCTGTGTTTCGAGATCAAGTCGGTGGCTGAGATCTCGGCACTCCTCTCCATCCCCCTCGGCGTTGCCCGGATCCTCGTCGCCGACCTGGCGGAGGCCGGACTTGTCGCCATTCATCAGCCCGGCGGCGACGAGTCCGCCGGCGGCCAGCCAGACGTGACACTGCTCGAAAGGGTGCTCAGTGGACTTCGCAAGCTCTAGCGGCGGTGCTGCCCGCTCAACCACCAGCGCGAAGATCGTGGTGGCGGGCGGCTTCGGCGTGGGCAAGACCACGTTCGTCGGCGCCGTCTCGGAGATCAACCCGCTGCGTACCGAAGCCGTCATGACCTCCGCCTCCGCGGGCATCGACGACCTCACCCACACCGGGGACAAGACGACGACCACCGTCGCCATGGACTTCGGCCGCATCACCCTCGACCAGGACCTCATCCTCTACCTGTTCGGCACCCCCGGACAGGACCGCTTCTGGTTCATGTGGGACGACCTCGTCCGCGGCGCCATCGGCGCCGTCGTCCTCGTCGACACCCGCCGCCTCGCCGACTGCTTCCCCGCCGTCGACTACTTCGAGAACTCCGGCCTCCCCTTCGTCATCGCCCTCAACGGCTTCGACGGACACCAGCCCTACAACCCCGAAGAAGTCCGCGAAGCACTCCAGATCGGCCCCGACACCCCCATCATCACCACCGACGCCCGCCACCGCGCCGACGCCAAGAGCGCACTCATCACCCTCGTCGAACACGCCCTCATGGCACGCCTGCGGTAACCGTCCCTGCGGCCCCCGGCGGCGCTCGCGCGCTGAACGCCTGTGAGGAAGGCCCCGTGCTCCTGCCTGTGGAGTACGGGGCCTTCCTCGTGGCCGGGGCCACCGCCGCCCCCGGGGGCCGATGGCCCCGGCTCCGGGCCGAGTACGGGTGACCGGGGATGCGGCATGCGTCAGGCCCCGCACACGACCGTGTGCGGGGCCTGACGGCTCAGGGTCTCAGCCCTGCCAGCTGTGGGACGGCTGGAAGCCGCGCTGGCGCTCCAGACGGCGCCATCCTGCCGTGGTGCGGCCGCGGTGGGCCGGGGTCGCGTCGGTGGGCTGCGCCGAGGCGCGGGCCAGCAGGACCGCGGTGATGGCGGCCAGCTCCTCGGGGTCTGCGTGGCCCTTCTCGACGCGGAGGAGGGAGGACGTCGGATCGGTAGGAGTGCTCATGTGTGCTCCAGGGTCCAATCGCAGGGTCACTGCGGCGGGTTGCCGTGTTTGCGGGACGGCAGGTCGGCGTGCTTGGTGCGGAGCATCGCGAGGGACCGGATGAGGACCTCGCGTGTTTCCGCCGGGTCGATGACGTCGTCGACCAGGCCGCGTTCGGCCGCGTAATAGGGGTGCATCAGCTCGGCCTTGTACTCCTTGACCATGCGCGCCCGCATCGCCTCGGGGTCCTCGGCGTCGGCGATCTGCCGACGGAAGATCACATTCGCCGCACCCTCCGCACCCATCACCGCGATCTCGTTGGTGGGCCAGGCATAGGTCAGATCGGCGCCGATGGACTGCGAATCCATCACGATGTACGCACCGCCGTACGCCTTCCGCAGGATCAGCGAGATCCGCGGGACGGTCGCGTTGCAGTACGCGTACAGCAGTTTCGCGCCGTGGCGGATGATGCCGCCGTGCTCCTGGTCCACACCCGGCAGGAACCCGGGCACGTCCAGCAGCGTGACGATCGGGATGTTGAACGCGTCGCACATCTGCACGAAGCGGGCGGCCTTCTCGGACGCCTCGATGTCCAGCACCCCGGCCAGCGACTGCGGCTGGTTCGCGACGATGCCGACCACCTGCCCGTCCAGCCGGGCCAGCGCGCAGATGATGTTGCGGGCCCACCGCTCGTGGACCTCGAGGAAGTCACCGTCGTCGACGAGCTCCTCGATCACCTGACGCATGTCGTAGGGGCGGTTACCGTCCGCCGGCACCAGATCCAGCAACACCTCGGAGCGGCGGTCGGCCGGGTCGCCGGCGGCGGCGGTGGGCGGGTTCTCCCGGTTGTTCGACGGCAGCATCGACAGCAGGTAACGGACCTCCGCGATGCACGTCTCCTCGTCGTCGTAGGCGAAGTGCGCCACACCCGAGGTTTCCGCGTGCACGTCCGCGCCACCCAGACCGTTCTGGGTGATCTCCTCACCCGTGACCGCCTTCACCACGTCCGGCCCGGTGATGAACATCTGCGACGTCTCACGGACCATGAACACGAAATCGGTCAGCGCGGGACTGTAGGCCGCGCCACCCGCACACGGGCCCAGCATCACCGAGATCTGCGGAATCACCCCCGACGCACGCGTGTTGCGCTGGAAGATCCCGCCGTAACCGGCAAGAGCGCTGACACCCTCCTGGATCCGGGCCCCCGCACCGTCGTTCAACGACACCAGCGGCGCACCCGCCGCGATCGCCATGTCCATGATCTTGTGGATCTTCGTGGCATGCGCCTCACCCAGCGCACCACCGAAGATCCGGAAATCATGCGCGTAGACGAACACCGTCCGGCCCTCGACCGTCCCCAACCGGTGATCACACCGTCGGTGTACGGCTTCTTCGCCTCCAGACCGAACCCGGACGCACGATGCCGGCGCAGCTGCTCCACCTCACGGAACGAGCCCTCGTCCAACAGCAGAGCGATCCGCTCACGAGCCGTCAGCTTGCCCTTCGCATGCTGCGCCTCGGTCGCCTTCTCACTCGGCCCCCGCACAGCCTGCTCGCGGATCTCGTGCAGCTCGGCAACCCGGCCCCGAGCGTCGGTCGGCTCGCTGGTGGTCTCGTCCAAAACGGTCATGCATCGACCCTACGGAGCCGAACAAGGAAACCCTGCCGTCGACTCTGTACAGTCTCGCGCCCGTTCTCCTGTCGGGCTTGAACAGAACCATTCCACGTAGAGCGCCAACCACCAGCTCAGGACGGTGCGGCTTTGTGGAGGTCCAACAAGCTGGTGAGCTGAGAGTCGCCTCACAGCCCGGAAGGGCCCGGTACGCCGCTCGGGTCAATCCGGCGGGCGGCCCAGCGTACCGGGCCGCCCGCCGGAAGGTTCTCAGCTCCCGCAGTGGAAGCGGGCCGCGCCCCAGTCGGCGTGGTCGTTGCCGCTGCCGTCCCCGGCGTCGCCGGCGACCAGCTCGACGTGGTCTGCGCCGGTGACGTCGGCGGTCAGGGCCCAGGCAGGGTCGGCGGCCTTCAGCACCGGGGAGGCGGTCTTCTCCGTGCCGTCCACGACCACGCTGAACCGTACGGTCCCCCGTGACGTCTGGACGTCGTCCACACCCACCTGGGCGGTGAAGGACGTGCAC
Coding sequences within it:
- a CDS encoding acyl-CoA carboxylase subunit epsilon, whose amino-acid sequence is MSTPTDPTSSLLRVEKGHADPEELAAITAVLLARASAQPTDATPAHRGRTTAGWRRLERQRGFQPSHSWQG
- a CDS encoding ATP/GTP-binding protein codes for the protein MDFASSSGGAARSTTSAKIVVAGGFGVGKTTFVGAVSEINPLRTEAVMTSASAGIDDLTHTGDKTTTTVAMDFGRITLDQDLILYLFGTPGQDRFWFMWDDLVRGAIGAVVLVDTRRLADCFPAVDYFENSGLPFVIALNGFDGHQPYNPEEVREALQIGPDTPIITTDARHRADAKSALITLVEHALMARLR